The sequence CTTACCTGGCCTACCGGTTAGCTTCTCATATCCATACCCGCTCATGGACACCTATGTTAACGAAGGGCAAGCTGTAAATATCGAGTTTAGGTCGGAAGCATGGCCGGGCTGCGAAGAGTTTTCCAAGTACTGGGAAGTAGATGAATCCTCATCGGCTTCCGAGGAGCCTGCGATTCTCGTCGGTGGTAAGAAGCGGGAACGAAACAGCTGGTTTAGAATtgagagaaaagaaaattttgtAGGAGGAAATGCTTACAAGTTGACCACCTTAGCCGGAACCATTGGAACCATCCCAGGGCCTTGGGAAAATGCACCACAACTAGTTCTCACCAATGATACTGCTAAGACCTTCCTCGTCAAATTCCACAAAGTTCATGGTGATACTACGGCTACTACATCTACTTCACGTCTGGAGAAGTTAGGTCTAGGGATGTTCCCATTCTACTAGTCAACAAGCTAAGAATCATGTAATGTAAAGCCTGGCCTAAAGTAATGGGTTGAGATAATACCCTCATGCATGTACCTgaatttccataaataaaacaaaactatgTTTGCCAAAAAGAGACACAACTTTTCATCAAAGCAATGgattaaaaaaatacacaaattCTTTCCATATCCTTTTTCCTTATACATAACTAATCAAAGTTTAATTGAACatccaaaataaataagaagTCAGTTGTATATTTGAATTTGGCTTTTGAAACACAATTTATAAAGGACCTTGAGATATTTTCTCAGGTTTGGGCTTAACTCAAGTTTCCATTCGATTGAGATCGTAATATTTCACTATATATAACAGTTTGAGATTCTATCAGCTTTATGTTAGTTGGGATCCTGGGGACGTTTATAGTTCCAATAAACAAGAAGAGCTTCCAACTTCGAATCCAAAACCTGTTAGTGAAATTGTAAACTAATGCTTTTCGCATGAGTGAATAAAACCCACTGAGAATACAAAACTGAAAATTCGTCCTGTTGTAGGGGAAAGGTCTTAACTTTTTTGGTAAAGTCATTGGAAAGAGATCATAAGGATcgaaaacaaacacaaaaaacaaatttctctagcatcaaataaataatacatatatgcaTGATAATTTGTCACCGAATGTTGtctggtcttttttttttacctagaTGAGTTCGGTGTTGATATAATACTGAATGAGATAGACAATCTTGAGGTTTAGAGCGATCATGAGAATAAACATATTGTGTTCAGTATAACCGATGGAGAAAGTGCTGACTATTTCGTGACAAGTTGGTTTAGACTTGTAGCCGAAGCTAAGAACCTCACCATAAGAGCACAGGTCAATCATGGCCTTACATTCATTGCATTAAATTGATAGAACTAATTTGTTGAACTTAGTTCATAATCCATCGAAAAGTAATACTATAGGATATCGAAAAAcagtttttataataaaaatatcatacaAAGAGAAACATGAGTGGAATAATATTCATTATATGATAAAGCATATATAATTAGGGTTATAGGGGCTTAGCGTTTAAAAGTTAGAATTTATGGTaataatttctttaaataaatctattttgttaatatttcaagaatattttttatattaaatgaattATAGATAACTTAGTTTTTCCAGattactatttatttatatgttatttttatagtaaaaaaatattttttctgctCTTTAGGAGAATTGCTCAATTTTTCATGTCTGTGTATTTTGCAAAGTGGTCCAGTAGCGCAAACTCTATTTTGAGAAACTCTAAAAAAGTCAAAGATATTTtccaattttaaaaattattaaataaatactgaaagaataattataataataattgatcatataatttaaattcaagagtatctatatattttctgaTGAAAATTTTATGTGTATGATACataaaattcattttcaaataatagtttcttagtttttcttatacAAAATATCATTGGGCATTGTACGAAGTTTCTTAGTTTGGATTTACCAGACTTAtcacttatttattttctagtaaaataaaaaatcgtGGTAgacatcatttttattttgtctgGTATGGTGTTttaaattgacaaaaaaaaatttaaaaaaaaattgacagaAAAAGTTGGAAGCAGAAATAAGATATCTAGGGAATCATTTTTCTGCTTCCAAAATTTTTAGTTGTCAATATATTATGGGTGCACGTGTCCCCATTGTTATTGTCCTGGCTTGGCCACTGTCTATACATTCATTGGTTGTTCAGTATAGTCTCTTTCTGTTTGAAATCTTGCCTGGTTCTCAGGAATTACTTGATCATCCTTTATAAGTTAGTTACAACGGACCATTTTGCATGTTCCTCGTGCTGAAAATCAAAGTTTGATTCGGTTAACCTATGTAgtaaattttcaataaatatctATATAGAAATGAGAGacaatcttttcttttttaccgTCACACACGGGCATATAATTTAACCGCAGAAGTTTCCTATAAATATTGGTGCAACGTTTCTGCTCTCTACAGCTTAACTCAAAAGGAAACACACacaaatattaatcaaaatgaTGTCATCATTCCCATTGGTCTCCTTTCTCATCACTCTCATGTTGGCTTCAGCCGTATGCACCCACGGGGAAAATCGCGTGAATGACACCGACGGAAATCCACTTCGGACGACTGCACAATACTTGATCCTACCACTCTCCCCGAGGAGTAACGGAGGTGGTCTTCTCCCAGTCCCCGTTAAACTACAGCCCCTTTGTCCACTTGGCATCAGCCAATCCTCGGTTAAGGCCTTAACAGGCCTACCGGTTAGCTTCTCATATCCATACGCGATCATGGACACATATGTTAACGAAATGGAAGCTATAAACATCGAGTTCAAGTCAGACGCATGGCCGGGCTGCGAGGAGTTTTCCAAGTACTGGGAAGTCGATGAATCCTCATCGGCTTCAGAGGAGCCTGCGATTCTCGTCGGTGGTAAGAAGCACGAACGAAACAGCTGGTTTAGAATTGAGAGAAAAGAACCTTTTTACGGAGGAGTTGCTTACAAGTTGACCACCTTAACCGGAACCATTGGAACCGTCCCAGGCCATTGGGACCAAGCACCACAACTAGTTCTCACCAATGATACTGCGAAGACCTTCCTCGTCAAATTCCACAAGGTTCATGGTGATACTCCGGCTACTACTTCACGTCAGGAGAAGTTAGGTCTAAGGATGTTCCCTTTCTACTAATCAACAAGCTAAAAATCATGCAATGTACCTGGACTAAAATAATGGGTTGAGACAATACCCTCATGCATGTACCTGgatttccataaataaaatagaacTATGTTTGCCAAAAATAAGACACAACTTTTCATCAAAGCAATGGATGAAAAAAGGACACAGCTTTCCGTATCCTTTTTCGTTATACATAACTAATCAAAGTTTAATTGAACATCCAAGTAGTCTACTTCAAAATATACTGCTTCTCAAtacatttttcttttgcttctcaATACATATGTACTGCTATTTgacaatacatatatatatactagttgATTTCCCCATTCTCATGCATGTGTATAAATACTTATGAAATAAGTATAGCAtaaaatttttagaaatgtttAGTTGTGTTTTAAATCACtttgtaatttaaattaatgtatgatttattttaaataatattttgttattttatttagacATGTAATTTTGGATGTATAATATATAGtctatttgatttttacttGGATATTTTGGATTGCATTAACTTCTCCAAATTAAAccatagaatattttttttgttttgaataaattaaaattttgattaatttggttatttgcatttagaattttatttttaggtaTAAaatttggattgtttaagtaaaTCATTTTTCTAGGTTATATTGAGTTACAAGAAAaattgctatcaaataattatttttagttattaataaaaaaatttaaaatttctatttttacaATTCGTAACAATACCAATTTTACacttcttttgttaattaaataatttttagtatcatgttcttcatcaaatactctcttaaaaatattaccaaataaaattttacaattctcttttggttatgacttaaaaatatgatacaaatttctttttttttatgatttattttataaaaaaaagagaacaactatcaaatattcttttacagttcttaggattttaaaaaaggaaattaatattatataatattttacaattatatttttctagaatttttaaaaaatatttctatcaaataattatttctagttaatattaactattttgaAAAGTTGCCATtctaaaaattcatttttttttcatgataactaatattttaacaaattttcttgtttattaaatattttttactatcatgtttatcattaatatttaagtaaaaataacaattaaataaaattctacAATTCTCTCTcgtcagattttttttaaaagaaaataaatcttaattgattaagatttttttttttttagaaatctcttttatttagaatttaaaaaaaaaagaagaagttattttcacatagtgaaattttttattgacacattcacaatctaattttttaattgacacATGTCGCAATCATATCAactgaaatatttgaagttaattttggtttatattttttttaacacaaaattattaaaaattaaagctagttgattataagaaaaataaaattatttttacatttttattttatttagacttttaaaaaggaaattaattattttataatcagttttttcttttagatttttgtacaactattttattttaatagaaaaaattatgtttattatttatatattttttcttatacatACAAACAAATATTCATCATATTCACACATACTCATGTACGACAAcaacatcaaaattaaaaattattttagcatCATTAGATGTAATGAAGATAATAAAAAGTTGAGTTGTAtcatgaaattaaaaaaaaatactcaggtaatacttttcatgtaaatactattgtgttttgtaaaaataatatgtgaaagcttaaacctaaatatagatgTGAAACATTTATAGCTATTTTGgtcataatttttaatatacaattatctattaagaaaaaaaaaaattagttacttataagaaaatattaagagTACTTTCACAATTTTCTATTAACCAAGCTATTAGTTACTTATTAACCAagctttttatataaataataataataataataaaaataataagacaattaaatattatttataattaagaaaaatctttttttttcttattttagtataaatatttttaattatgagacagtttaacatatattacatttttaatatgtaactgaCATGTGTCACAGTCATATTAATTAGTAATTTTGAAAAATCAAAtcgatataatattttataattatattttcatttaaattttagaaaatgaaacttttattaaataaattggtTTCAAATCTATTTTGTAAGATATTGAAAAAGgaaattttctaaaa comes from Brassica rapa cultivar Chiifu-401-42 chromosome A02, CAAS_Brap_v3.01, whole genome shotgun sequence and encodes:
- the LOC103852769 gene encoding kunitz trypsin inhibitor 2; the protein is MMSSFPLVSFLITLMLAAAVCTQGYEPALDTAENPILTSAQYLIQPYSPRSNGGGLLPVPVKLLPLCPLGISQSSVTALPGLPVSFSYPYPLMDTYVNEGQAVNIEFRSEAWPGCEEFSKYWEVDESSSASEEPAILVGGKKRERNSWFRIERKENFVGGNAYKLTTLAGTIGTIPGPWENAPQLVLTNDTAKTFLVKFHKVHGDTTATTSTSRLEKLGLGMFPFY
- the LOC103249164 gene encoding trypsin inhibitor B precursor (The RefSeq protein has 5 substitutions, 9 frameshifts, 1 non-frameshifting indel compared to this genomic sequence) — its product is MMSSFPLVSFLITLMLASRVCTHGENRVDDTDGNPLRTTAQYLILPLSPRSNGGGLLPVPVKLQPLCPLGISQSSVKALTGLPVSFSYPYAIMDTYVNEMEAINIEFKSDAWPGCEEFSKYWEVDESSSASEEPAVLVGGKSTERNSWFRIERKEPFYGGVAYKLTTLTGTIGTVPGPLGQAPQLVLTNDDCETSLIHRFMIVHGDTPATTSRQEKLGLRMFPFY